The Desmonostoc muscorum LEGE 12446 genome includes a region encoding these proteins:
- a CDS encoding chemotaxis protein CheB translates to MSFKIVVIGTSLGGLSALKIILQKLPADFSVPIAIVQHRHKESNKALQELLQESISLPIQEVEDKDEILPRHIYLAPADYHLLVEPGHFALSTDEPVSYARPSIDVLFESAADIYGEQVIGIILTGANHDGKQGLKKIKARGGITIVQEPATAESSIMPEAAISAVAVDWILTLSDIADQMVKLCYLSRK, encoded by the coding sequence GTGTCATTTAAAATTGTGGTGATTGGTACTTCATTAGGTGGATTATCAGCGCTGAAAATCATTCTCCAAAAGTTGCCAGCGGATTTTTCAGTACCGATCGCCATCGTCCAACACCGTCACAAAGAGTCGAACAAAGCACTCCAGGAATTATTACAAGAATCGATTTCCTTACCGATTCAAGAAGTAGAAGACAAAGACGAAATACTACCAAGGCATATCTACCTAGCTCCAGCAGATTATCACTTGCTCGTTGAACCAGGTCACTTTGCTCTTTCCACCGATGAGCCTGTTTCCTATGCCCGACCATCAATTGATGTATTATTTGAGTCCGCAGCCGATATCTATGGTGAGCAAGTTATCGGTATAATATTGACAGGAGCCAATCATGATGGTAAACAAGGTTTAAAAAAAATAAAAGCGCGGGGAGGAATCACTATTGTACAGGAACCCGCCACAGCAGAGAGCAGCATTATGCCAGAGGCAGCAATTTCTGCTGTTGCAGTAGACTGGATTTTGACACTCTCAGACATTGCTGACCAAATGGTCAAGCTTTGTTATTTATCACGGAAATGA
- a CDS encoding group II intron reverse transcriptase/maturase, translating into MIRHSRHTSESWKALPWKKFRRNLFRLQKRVFKAVQVGDKRKARFLQKLIFKSTSARFLAIRLVSQLNAGKKTAGIDGKKSLSFEERFNLEELLKMNSGNWKHQGLREIPIPKKDGTTRMLKIPTIADRAWQCLAKYALEPAHEATFHARSYGFRTGRSAHDAQRYIYNNLRSSCNGTEKRVIELDIEKCFDRINHSAIMDELIAPKGLKLGIYRCLKAGVNPEFPEQGTPQGGVVSPLLANIALNGVESIHRYRANGQINEPSIRYADDMVIILRPEDNAIEILEKISEFLRKRGMNVSQKKTKVTAATDGFDFLGWHFKVQKNGKFRSIPSVDNFKAFRKKVKHIVNNSNYGATTKAEKLAPVVRGWRNYHKFCKMDGSRNSLYHIKKRAYTVFNKEAKKNRYASKKLLDKAFPAVSYSESSHVMVKGTKSPYDGDTAYWSERKSKLYDGETSFALKKQNHRCASCGLKFIDEERIHLHHIDENHANWKKNNLEAIHESCHDYKHMSKSES; encoded by the coding sequence ATGATTAGACACAGTAGACATACTAGTGAATCTTGGAAAGCCTTACCGTGGAAGAAATTCCGCCGAAATCTTTTCCGCCTTCAAAAGCGCGTATTTAAAGCGGTTCAAGTTGGAGACAAACGGAAAGCTAGGTTTCTCCAAAAGCTTATTTTTAAATCCACCTCGGCTCGATTTCTTGCAATTAGACTTGTATCTCAGCTAAACGCTGGTAAAAAAACGGCGGGTATTGATGGTAAGAAATCCCTGTCATTTGAGGAACGCTTCAACCTTGAAGAATTACTGAAAATGAATAGTGGAAATTGGAAGCATCAAGGACTAAGGGAAATCCCCATCCCCAAAAAGGACGGGACTACCAGAATGCTTAAAATACCAACCATAGCGGATAGAGCTTGGCAATGCCTTGCAAAATATGCACTAGAACCAGCACACGAAGCCACTTTCCACGCCAGGAGCTACGGGTTCAGAACAGGGCGCTCTGCTCACGATGCACAACGGTACATCTACAATAACCTACGCTCTTCCTGCAATGGAACAGAGAAACGAGTTATAGAACTCGATATCGAAAAATGCTTCGATAGGATTAACCACTCAGCAATAATGGACGAACTCATCGCCCCCAAAGGCTTAAAACTCGGAATATACCGATGCCTCAAGGCAGGAGTAAACCCAGAATTCCCCGAACAGGGTACACCTCAAGGGGGAGTAGTCAGCCCACTATTAGCAAACATCGCACTCAACGGGGTTGAAAGTATCCACAGATACAGAGCCAACGGGCAAATCAACGAGCCATCAATCCGATACGCGGATGACATGGTTATTATACTCCGACCCGAAGATAATGCGATAGAGATACTTGAGAAAATCAGCGAGTTCCTCCGCAAACGCGGAATGAATGTAAGCCAAAAGAAAACCAAAGTTACCGCCGCGACAGATGGGTTTGATTTCCTCGGCTGGCACTTTAAAGTCCAGAAAAACGGAAAGTTTAGAAGCATTCCCTCAGTGGACAACTTCAAAGCATTCCGTAAGAAAGTAAAACACATCGTCAACAACTCGAATTATGGTGCTACCACAAAGGCTGAGAAATTAGCCCCGGTAGTAAGAGGTTGGAGAAATTACCATAAGTTCTGCAAGATGGACGGGTCTAGAAACTCGTTATACCACATCAAAAAAAGAGCTTATACGGTATTCAACAAGGAAGCCAAGAAAAATCGCTACGCTAGCAAGAAATTACTAGACAAAGCATTCCCAGCAGTTTCCTACTCCGAAAGTAGCCACGTCATGGTTAAAGGAACAAAATCCCCCTATGACGGAGATACAGCCTACTGGAGCGAACGCAAAAGTAAGCTCTATGACGGCGAAACTTCTTTTGCTCTTAAGAAGCAAAACCATAGATGTGCCTCTTGCGGCTTAAAGTTCATCGATGAGGAACGGATTCATCTGCATCACATCGACGAAAATCACGCCAACTGGAAGAAAAATAATCTGGAAGCAATTCACGAGAGTTGCCACGATTACAAGCACATGAGCAAAAGCGAAAGCTGA
- a CDS encoding PAS domain-containing hybrid sensor histidine kinase/response regulator, with product MHLTESSAFSDSNLLSGWLSYVRTDYRDSLSNESHTAFSTSDQMLFKGYALGAVDYLLKPIDPNILTSKVTVFAELFKKTEAVKLQAAQLVAVNAELRQSEERFRSLSTCSPVGIFEIDTEGRCRYTNPRYQTICGMKAAESLEKRWLESVHPEDRERAVVSWSGYINEGRDYSEEFRFQTTHGNVRWVQVRSSPMLSSQGELLGYVGTLEDITERKQAEEVRAQVIREQTARQEAEAANRMKDEFLAVLSHELRTPLTSMLGWSKILRSKKLDEKATSRALEAIERNATSQMQLIEDILDVSRIIRGQLRLNVCAVNLNSVMEAALEAVRPLAEAKDIQLNTVLDTTVGSVYGDPARLQQVVWNLLTNAIKFTHKGGRVEVRLSTYFGFSIDDSPLLASNRASLGLESENENFNSSSTNESSNPKSKIQNPKFQYAQIQVIDTGIGISAEFLPKVFERFRQADSTTTRSHNGLGLGLAIVRHLVELHKGTISAESPGTEQGATFTVKLPLLQDNRGNKASREAAGEISPPEVSTPLAGLKVLVVDDETDTRNFLSFMFEDYGAVATAVASVDEALAVLEQAKPDILISDIGMSEQDGYTLIRKLRSLEPEKGGRIPAIALTAYTRDEDRLQALAAGFQQHLPKPIDPTKLIGVVVNVLKLPVEVPVS from the coding sequence TTGCATCTGACCGAGAGTTCAGCCTTTAGTGACAGTAATCTGCTGTCGGGCTGGCTTAGTTATGTGCGGACTGACTACCGTGATTCACTAAGCAACGAATCGCACACCGCCTTCAGCACCAGCGACCAAATGCTATTTAAAGGCTATGCTTTGGGTGCAGTGGACTATTTACTCAAACCAATAGATCCCAATATCCTCACTTCTAAAGTCACAGTATTCGCAGAACTATTTAAGAAAACAGAAGCCGTCAAGCTACAAGCAGCGCAATTAGTAGCCGTTAATGCCGAACTCAGGCAAAGTGAAGAGAGATTTCGTTCCCTGAGTACCTGCTCACCAGTTGGCATTTTTGAAATTGATACAGAAGGACGTTGTAGGTATACGAATCCGCGTTATCAGACAATTTGTGGTATGAAAGCGGCAGAGAGTTTAGAAAAGAGATGGCTGGAATCTGTTCATCCTGAAGATAGAGAACGAGCGGTTGTTAGTTGGTCTGGCTACATTAATGAAGGTCGTGACTACTCCGAAGAATTTCGCTTTCAAACTACTCATGGCAATGTTCGTTGGGTTCAGGTTCGTTCATCACCCATGCTTTCCAGTCAAGGGGAATTACTGGGATATGTGGGCACCCTTGAAGATATTACTGAACGCAAGCAAGCAGAAGAAGTCCGCGCTCAAGTAATTCGAGAACAAACGGCGAGACAGGAAGCAGAAGCAGCAAATCGGATGAAAGATGAATTTCTCGCTGTCCTCTCCCACGAACTCCGCACACCCCTAACTTCGATGCTTGGCTGGTCAAAAATCCTCCGCTCTAAGAAACTTGACGAGAAAGCCACTTCCCGCGCCCTAGAGGCGATCGAGCGCAACGCTACATCTCAGATGCAACTAATTGAGGATATTTTGGATGTATCAAGGATTATCCGTGGTCAGTTGCGATTAAATGTATGTGCTGTGAATTTGAACTCGGTGATGGAGGCAGCCTTAGAAGCAGTGCGTCCCTTGGCAGAAGCAAAAGATATTCAATTAAATACTGTCTTGGATACAACGGTTGGTTCAGTTTATGGCGATCCAGCCCGTTTACAGCAAGTTGTTTGGAATCTATTAACTAACGCCATTAAATTTACACATAAAGGTGGTAGGGTAGAAGTCAGGCTGTCTACCTATTTTGGATTTTCGATTGACGATAGCCCTCTTTTAGCGAGTAATCGAGCGTCTTTGGGATTGGAATCTGAGAATGAAAACTTCAACTCTTCAAGCACTAATGAAAGCAGTAATCCAAAATCCAAAATCCAAAATCCAAAATTCCAATACGCCCAAATTCAAGTAATAGATACAGGCATTGGCATCAGTGCAGAGTTTTTGCCGAAAGTATTTGAGCGCTTCCGGCAAGCAGACAGCACCACAACACGATCGCACAATGGACTAGGACTAGGATTAGCGATCGTTCGTCACTTGGTAGAACTGCACAAAGGCACCATCTCGGCCGAAAGTCCAGGCACAGAACAGGGAGCAACCTTTACTGTGAAGCTGCCATTGCTACAAGACAATCGGGGAAACAAAGCCAGTAGAGAAGCAGCAGGAGAAATTTCTCCCCCTGAAGTCTCTACTCCCCTTGCTGGATTAAAAGTTTTAGTTGTAGATGATGAAACAGATACCCGTAACTTTCTCAGTTTTATGTTTGAGGACTATGGGGCAGTTGCCACTGCGGTGGCGTCAGTGGATGAAGCATTAGCAGTATTAGAACAAGCAAAACCAGATATCCTGATTAGCGACATCGGTATGTCAGAGCAAGATGGTTACACGCTGATTCGTAAACTGCGTTCTTTAGAACCAGAAAAAGGCGGACGCATTCCGGCGATCGCTTTAACTGCATACACGCGAGACGAAGACCGCTTGCAAGCGCTTGCAGCCGGATTTCAACAGCATCTACCTAAGCCAATTGACCCCACGAAATTAATTGGTGTGGTTGTTAATGTATTGAAACTGCCTGTAGAAGTTCCGGTGAGTTAG
- a CDS encoding DUF2237 family protein, which translates to MNSNVIGGDLEVCCTSPITGFYRDGFCRTGGQDFGSHVICAQVTQEFLEFTKSCGNDLSTPVPEYNFPGLKEGDRWCLCAYRWQEALDAGVAPPVILSATHPRALEVVSLDDLKKHAVTSS; encoded by the coding sequence ATGAATTCAAACGTAATTGGTGGAGACCTAGAAGTTTGCTGCACTTCTCCCATAACTGGGTTCTACCGGGACGGCTTTTGTCGTACAGGTGGCCAGGATTTTGGGTCACACGTCATATGTGCCCAAGTAACACAAGAATTCCTTGAATTTACCAAATCGTGCGGCAATGACCTGAGTACACCTGTTCCTGAATATAATTTTCCTGGACTCAAAGAAGGCGATCGCTGGTGCTTGTGTGCTTATCGCTGGCAAGAAGCCCTCGATGCCGGCGTTGCTCCCCCAGTAATCCTTTCAGCAACTCATCCTAGAGCTTTGGAAGTAGTTTCACTAGACGATCTCAAAAAACATGCCGTAACTTCTTCTTGA